In Drosophila nasuta strain 15112-1781.00 chromosome 2R, ASM2355853v1, whole genome shotgun sequence, a single genomic region encodes these proteins:
- the LOC132787679 gene encoding set1/Ash2 histone methyltransferase complex subunit ASH2 isoform X1: MEDCIMDTNSNTEANSDLNFGMEDDKSQLPEQRSSAGGILCSESRETPNAAGVCYCGKERNLNIIELLCATCSRWIHETCITHQFGKGRILPFITNYIFVCKNCSGAGQESFRKNQATISQMCQCAIANMQQAAQREGNHQIQFSKDKEIIPYIEQYWEAMTTMPRRLTQSWYSTVHRSLVKDVNTLFTYEEHVEHGAMYGLVHQDLRLIKPNYEIMTKSGALRLSDDGYIQATLAKNNRQKRKFPGTDSGGPTGKKGRPSSDIAANVKLPAHGYPLEHPFNKDGYRYILAEPDPHAPFRQEFDESSDWAGKPIPGWLYRTLVPQVVLLALHDRAPQLRISEDRLAVTGERGYSQVRATHSVNRGRWYYEITIEEMPEGAATRIGWGREYGNLQAPLGYDKFGYSWRSRKGTRFTESQGKHYSASYGEGDTLGLLIELPELHSMDYLPNTFKDRPLVKFKSHLYYEDKDKITETLKNLHILQGSRIEFFKNGHSQGVAFEDIYAGSYFPAISIHKSATVSVNFGPSFKYPAVLNDRKAKGMNDRVEELITEQCLADTLYLTENDGRLRLDNIGL; encoded by the exons aTGGAAGATTGCATAATggatacaaattcaaataccGAGGCCAACTCAGATCTGAACTTCGGCATGGAGGACGATAAATCACAGTTGCCGGAACAACGCTCGTCTGCTGGCGGCATTTTATGTTCGGAAAGCAGAGAAACCCCAAACGCAGCCGGTGTTTGTTATTG TGGTAAGGAGCGCAACCTAAACATTATTGAATTGCTGTGCGCAACGTGCTCCCGCTGGATTCACGAAACGTGCATAACTCACCAATTCGGCAAAGGAAGAATACTTCCCTTCATAACCAactatatatttgtttgcaaAAACTGCTCTGGCGCGGGTCAAGAAAGCTTTCGCAAAAATCAAGCCA CGATATCGCAGATGTGTCAATGTGCCATTGCCAACATGCAACAAGCTGCCCAACGCGAGGGTAATCATCAGATTCAGTTCAGCAAGGACAAGGAGATTATACCGTACATTGAGCAATATTGGGAGGCCATGACAACCATGCCGCGCCGTCTGACACAATCATGGTACTCTACTGTTCATCGATCCTTGGTAAAGGATGTGAACACGCTTTTTACCTATGAGGAGCATGTAGAGCACGGTGCAATGTACGGATTGGTGCATCAAGATCTGCGACTTATTAAACCCAACTACGAAATCATGACGAAAAGTGGCGCCCTACGACTCTCTGACGATGGATATATACAGG CCACTCTTGCGAAAAATAATAGACAGAAGCGCAAGTTCCCTGGGACTGATTCTGGAGGTCCAACAGGCAAAAAGGGACGCCCAAGCTCCGATATCGCAGCAAATGTCAAGCTGCCAGCCCACGGATATCCGCTGGAACATCCATTTAATAAGGATGGATATCGCTACATACTTGCCGAGCCAGATCCACATGCACCATTCCGCCAGGAGTTCGATGAGAGCTCCGACTGGGCGGGCAAGCCTATACCCGGGTGGTTATATCGCACCCTGGTTCCGCAGGTGGTTCTCCTGGCGCTGCACGATCGAGCACCACAGCTTAGAATTAGCGAGGATCGCCTTGCGGTGACTGGTGAGCGTGGCTACTCACAGGTACGCGCAACTCATT CTGTGAATCGTGGTCGCTGGTACTATGAGATTACAATTGAGGAGATGCCAGAAGGTGCCGCTACACGCATCGGCTGGGGCAGAGAATACGGCAACTTGCAAGCACCGCTGGGCTACGACAAGTTTGGATACTCTTGGCGATCGCGCAAGGGTACGCGATTCACCGAGAGCCAGGGGAAGCACTACAGTGCGTCATATGGTGAAGGCGATACACTGGGCTTGCTTATTGAACTGCCAGAGCTGCACTCAATGGACTACCTGCCCAACACATTTAAGGATCGC CCACTTGTTAAATTCAAATCGCATTTGTATTATGAAGACAAAGACAAAATTACCGAGACTCTTAAAAATCTTCATATCCTGCAAGGAAGTCGCATCGAGTTCTTCAAAAATGGCCATTCGCAGGGTGTTGCCTTTGAAGACATTTATGCTGGCAGCTATTTTCCAGCCATATCGATACACAAGAGCGCCACAGTCAGCGTCAACTTTGGACCATCCTTCAAATATCCCGCAGTATTAAACGACCGCAAGGCCAAAGGA ATGAACGATCGTGTTGAGGAGCTAATTACTGAGCAATGTCTAGCTGACACACTTTACCTCACTGAGAACGACGGCCGACTACGTCTCGACAATATAGGCCTGTGA
- the LOC132787679 gene encoding set1/Ash2 histone methyltransferase complex subunit ASH2 isoform X2 gives MTSTSTASMANNEEDSTLAKNNRQKRKFPGTDSGGPTGKKGRPSSDIAANVKLPAHGYPLEHPFNKDGYRYILAEPDPHAPFRQEFDESSDWAGKPIPGWLYRTLVPQVVLLALHDRAPQLRISEDRLAVTGERGYSQVRATHSVNRGRWYYEITIEEMPEGAATRIGWGREYGNLQAPLGYDKFGYSWRSRKGTRFTESQGKHYSASYGEGDTLGLLIELPELHSMDYLPNTFKDRPLVKFKSHLYYEDKDKITETLKNLHILQGSRIEFFKNGHSQGVAFEDIYAGSYFPAISIHKSATVSVNFGPSFKYPAVLNDRKAKGMNDRVEELITEQCLADTLYLTENDGRLRLDNIGL, from the exons ATGACGTCGACATCAACAGCCTCAATGGCTAACAACGAGGAGGACT CCACTCTTGCGAAAAATAATAGACAGAAGCGCAAGTTCCCTGGGACTGATTCTGGAGGTCCAACAGGCAAAAAGGGACGCCCAAGCTCCGATATCGCAGCAAATGTCAAGCTGCCAGCCCACGGATATCCGCTGGAACATCCATTTAATAAGGATGGATATCGCTACATACTTGCCGAGCCAGATCCACATGCACCATTCCGCCAGGAGTTCGATGAGAGCTCCGACTGGGCGGGCAAGCCTATACCCGGGTGGTTATATCGCACCCTGGTTCCGCAGGTGGTTCTCCTGGCGCTGCACGATCGAGCACCACAGCTTAGAATTAGCGAGGATCGCCTTGCGGTGACTGGTGAGCGTGGCTACTCACAGGTACGCGCAACTCATT CTGTGAATCGTGGTCGCTGGTACTATGAGATTACAATTGAGGAGATGCCAGAAGGTGCCGCTACACGCATCGGCTGGGGCAGAGAATACGGCAACTTGCAAGCACCGCTGGGCTACGACAAGTTTGGATACTCTTGGCGATCGCGCAAGGGTACGCGATTCACCGAGAGCCAGGGGAAGCACTACAGTGCGTCATATGGTGAAGGCGATACACTGGGCTTGCTTATTGAACTGCCAGAGCTGCACTCAATGGACTACCTGCCCAACACATTTAAGGATCGC CCACTTGTTAAATTCAAATCGCATTTGTATTATGAAGACAAAGACAAAATTACCGAGACTCTTAAAAATCTTCATATCCTGCAAGGAAGTCGCATCGAGTTCTTCAAAAATGGCCATTCGCAGGGTGTTGCCTTTGAAGACATTTATGCTGGCAGCTATTTTCCAGCCATATCGATACACAAGAGCGCCACAGTCAGCGTCAACTTTGGACCATCCTTCAAATATCCCGCAGTATTAAACGACCGCAAGGCCAAAGGA ATGAACGATCGTGTTGAGGAGCTAATTACTGAGCAATGTCTAGCTGACACACTTTACCTCACTGAGAACGACGGCCGACTACGTCTCGACAATATAGGCCTGTGA
- the LOC132787681 gene encoding uncharacterized protein LOC132787681 isoform X1 yields MLTGISTHALFHSGVGVETEIKRIVNKRQNWNEPQQNDFKGGTSATSLPNPVYHLMSGRRYYLGAEQRAQLNTSGDDDKSCHDDEPLYSYDGNNNNSNNTVSNVNDPEPDADKDDDSELQDVPYSSSSIDRSSIGSIPWADDAIKKNKLDWERVDRMLSGEEILLEQQEVELRHEIADWQRKFPSLLARKAKPLKQHSFDNCRHNTALLPDDAGDIDSISDLSLSSLDEFDEKNGHGVLDEDGDDDDDGLLTPTVERQQASSSTTRNRTYVRPDQQNLVSMLDRDLRITSVALNLRKRHEHFEHQQPATQASTMPQSATVSRFRSRIRMPPILNVLDSNRRFRGLLKNQSFVQLTQVQVQKQLQPKSAAWTYASNAGRRQQAGVRSAWNMPMAASRFLNNKHSIVLPSLNRQKDFTPTATTSSQSIASSNNSSLLGSSLYATEHNIQHPHLHHLGKTLVTTSANTPSTGRSISAAIHHPRSEFSTSSAFYIPYSASKFKAFK; encoded by the exons ATGTTGACAGGCATTTCTACGCATGCGCTGTTTCACAGTGGGGTTGGGGTGGAAACGGAAATAAAGAGGATAGTAAATAAGAGGCAAAACTGGAATGAGCCACAACAAAACGATT TTAAAGGTGGAACTAGCGCAACCAGTTTGCCGAATCCAGTTTATCATCTAATGTCTGGTAGACGTTATTATCTCGGAGCAGAGCAACGTGCACAATTAAATACCTCCGGCGACGACGATAAGAGCTGTCATGATGATGAGCCCTTATATTCTTacgacggcaacaacaacaacagcaacaacacagtgAGCAATGTGAATGACCCGGAACCGGACGCTGACAAGGACGACGACTCGGAGTTGCAAGACGTACCATACTCGTCCAGCAGCATTGATCGCAGTTCAATCGGCTCCATTCCCTGGGCAGATGATGCCATCAAGAAGAATAAACTCGATTGGGAGCGGGTCGACCGAATGCTTAGTGGGGAGGAGATTCTTCTGGAACAGCAGGAGGTTGAATTGCGTCATGAGATTGCCGATTGGCAAAGAAAATTCCCAAGCTTACTGGCACGCAAAGCGAAGCCTTTGAAGCAACATAGTTTCGACAATTGCCGTCATAATACCGCATTGCTGCCAGATGATGCCGGCGATATAGATTCCATATCAGATCTTAGCCTAAGCTCGCTTGATGAGTTCGATGAGAAAAATGGACATGGGGTTTTGGATGAggatggcgatgatgatgatgatggatTGCTGACACCAACCGTCGAACGGCAGCAGGCATCATCTTCAACTACTCGAAATCGGACCTATGTACGACCTGATCAGCAGAATCTTGTATCGATGCTCGACAGGGATTTGCGGATCACATCTGTGGCCCTCAATTTGCGAAAGCGTCACGAACACTTTGAACACCAGCAGCCTGCAACGCAGGCTTCCACAATGCCTCAATCAGCAACAGTGTCTCGCTTCCGATCTCGCATTCGAATGCCCCCCATTCTTAATGTTTTGGATTCGAATCGGCGCTTTCGCGGTCTTTTGAAAAACCAGAGCTTTGTGCAATTGACGCAGGTGCAGGTACAAAAACAGTTGCAGCCAAAATCGGCGGCTTGGACGTATGCGAGCAACGCTGGGCGACGGCAACAAGCTGGCGTTCGATCGGCTTGGAATATGCCTATGGCAGCTAGCCGATTCCTAAATAATAAGCATAGCATTGTGCTCCCATCGCTAAACCGTCAAAAGGATTTTactccaacagcaacaacatctaGTCAAAGCATTgctagcagcaacaacagttcaTTGTTGGGCTCATCACTCTACGCCACAGAGCACAATATCCAGCATCCGCATTTGCATCATCTTGGAAAGACCTTGGTCACGACCAGTGCAAATACTCCTTCAACAGGTCGCTCCATATCCGCGGCAATTCATCATCCGCGCTCGGAGTTTTCTACCAGTAGTGCCTTTTATATACCGTATAGTGCCTCAAAATTCAAAGCCTTTAAGTAG
- the LOC132787681 gene encoding uncharacterized protein LOC132787681 isoform X2, with translation MSHNKTIDNNKTVKGGTSATSLPNPVYHLMSGRRYYLGAEQRAQLNTSGDDDKSCHDDEPLYSYDGNNNNSNNTVSNVNDPEPDADKDDDSELQDVPYSSSSIDRSSIGSIPWADDAIKKNKLDWERVDRMLSGEEILLEQQEVELRHEIADWQRKFPSLLARKAKPLKQHSFDNCRHNTALLPDDAGDIDSISDLSLSSLDEFDEKNGHGVLDEDGDDDDDGLLTPTVERQQASSSTTRNRTYVRPDQQNLVSMLDRDLRITSVALNLRKRHEHFEHQQPATQASTMPQSATVSRFRSRIRMPPILNVLDSNRRFRGLLKNQSFVQLTQVQVQKQLQPKSAAWTYASNAGRRQQAGVRSAWNMPMAASRFLNNKHSIVLPSLNRQKDFTPTATTSSQSIASSNNSSLLGSSLYATEHNIQHPHLHHLGKTLVTTSANTPSTGRSISAAIHHPRSEFSTSSAFYIPYSASKFKAFK, from the exons ATGAGCCACAACAAAACGATT GATAACAATAAAACAGTTAAAGGTGGAACTAGCGCAACCAGTTTGCCGAATCCAGTTTATCATCTAATGTCTGGTAGACGTTATTATCTCGGAGCAGAGCAACGTGCACAATTAAATACCTCCGGCGACGACGATAAGAGCTGTCATGATGATGAGCCCTTATATTCTTacgacggcaacaacaacaacagcaacaacacagtgAGCAATGTGAATGACCCGGAACCGGACGCTGACAAGGACGACGACTCGGAGTTGCAAGACGTACCATACTCGTCCAGCAGCATTGATCGCAGTTCAATCGGCTCCATTCCCTGGGCAGATGATGCCATCAAGAAGAATAAACTCGATTGGGAGCGGGTCGACCGAATGCTTAGTGGGGAGGAGATTCTTCTGGAACAGCAGGAGGTTGAATTGCGTCATGAGATTGCCGATTGGCAAAGAAAATTCCCAAGCTTACTGGCACGCAAAGCGAAGCCTTTGAAGCAACATAGTTTCGACAATTGCCGTCATAATACCGCATTGCTGCCAGATGATGCCGGCGATATAGATTCCATATCAGATCTTAGCCTAAGCTCGCTTGATGAGTTCGATGAGAAAAATGGACATGGGGTTTTGGATGAggatggcgatgatgatgatgatggatTGCTGACACCAACCGTCGAACGGCAGCAGGCATCATCTTCAACTACTCGAAATCGGACCTATGTACGACCTGATCAGCAGAATCTTGTATCGATGCTCGACAGGGATTTGCGGATCACATCTGTGGCCCTCAATTTGCGAAAGCGTCACGAACACTTTGAACACCAGCAGCCTGCAACGCAGGCTTCCACAATGCCTCAATCAGCAACAGTGTCTCGCTTCCGATCTCGCATTCGAATGCCCCCCATTCTTAATGTTTTGGATTCGAATCGGCGCTTTCGCGGTCTTTTGAAAAACCAGAGCTTTGTGCAATTGACGCAGGTGCAGGTACAAAAACAGTTGCAGCCAAAATCGGCGGCTTGGACGTATGCGAGCAACGCTGGGCGACGGCAACAAGCTGGCGTTCGATCGGCTTGGAATATGCCTATGGCAGCTAGCCGATTCCTAAATAATAAGCATAGCATTGTGCTCCCATCGCTAAACCGTCAAAAGGATTTTactccaacagcaacaacatctaGTCAAAGCATTgctagcagcaacaacagttcaTTGTTGGGCTCATCACTCTACGCCACAGAGCACAATATCCAGCATCCGCATTTGCATCATCTTGGAAAGACCTTGGTCACGACCAGTGCAAATACTCCTTCAACAGGTCGCTCCATATCCGCGGCAATTCATCATCCGCGCTCGGAGTTTTCTACCAGTAGTGCCTTTTATATACCGTATAGTGCCTCAAAATTCAAAGCCTTTAAGTAG
- the LOC132787677 gene encoding CLK4-associating serine/arginine rich protein, protein MWHEARKQERRIRGLIVDYRKRAERRQYFYDKIQADPTQFLQLHGRRSKIYLDPAVAAAGDGDAIIVPWQGQQDNLIDRFDVRAHLDYIAPVVKGGGNADAEADACLTAEERQLNYERYRILAQNDFLNVSEDKFLHQLYLEEQFGANAQLETERNLNKKKQKSSSSGGGATIGYSYDDVSDAVATVAIGPQPFGTAAGAGAVAATSGAVTTIGSVAAGEKLGENSDESDSDIDMDVSIDISKLDTAQAHELNACGRNYGMKSNDFFSHLTKDADEADALRIAREEEQEKMLLSGRKSRRERRAQKERRIANRPFSPPSYAAKEDQGKNKAKDEDSESRSPSPAEGGGEKITYITSFGGEDEMQPHSKITINLTKPGQTLGESCINASNVGAAASVSYAQKVKDNLDKLKLMNDTAKRSGRNRRSSQSKSRSPTRDRRLNQRRSYHRRSRSRTRSRRRSRYYAKLRSHSRSRSRSRSHSRSRTRSSSRQRYASRSPSYKRSRKRYSYSSRSSSASSYAANRRRRTRSRSHSRSRTRSCSRSCSSRRYRAQLNAKQIATSPAAQKTICLSTITTTTLTSTATATVSAAAAPSLPIRQEQLQLHQKAINQSLSSLASASTVPMISYPLPTRVLNMTTTSNSQKAVFADVQQPAVTEPPPPPLKRYYGRKRGNDTSSSSAESSEASGAEDAEASTVKQQQHSSKSLLRNRDRDHDDSDELDLDTASERSQPLSSSTGNQTGKYSSATETKGSGSLAVSGRPNLRERLKRKMQNLLNRQYKADKRAEIEKTERERQLQQEREDEMRELALKLRRRRRELRHKYGTPSSGKLSDSEGESGGSEVPSRLATSSLRRSRLRSHSHSRSVSPSLNQSHSRNRNQRSRSRSSTNRAQRKRRSRSRSRNRRQCSRSRSRRSASRIERKRRSHSRRRSGSRDRRPSRSRRSQSQSRRRRIRERSMERMRERERYRQQQYDRSYASREKEPHPHGSSFSGGGNRGRVVISAPPKLKKLVDY, encoded by the exons ATGTGGCACGAGGCTCGCAAGCAGGAACGACGCATTCGCGGCCTCATCGTCGACTATCGAAAGCGTGCCGAGCGTCGCCAATACTTCTATGATAAGATCCAAGCCGATCCAACACAATTCCTGCAACTGCATGGCCGGCGAAGCAAAATCTATCTTGATCCAGCTGTGGCGGCCGCCGGGGATGGCGATGCAATCAT TGTTCCTTGGCAGGGACAGCAGGATAATCTCATCGATCGCTTTGATGTGCGCGCCCATCTCGACTATATTGCACCTGTTGTCAAAGGGGGTGGCAATGCAGACGCAGAGGCTGATGCATGTTTAACGGCCGAGGAGCGTCAATTGAACTATGAACGCTATCGGATCCTGGCCCAGAACGATTTCCTTAATGTTAGCGAGGACAAGTTCCTTCATCAATTGTATCTAGAGGAGCAGTTTGGCGCCAACGCCCAACTTGAGACTGAGCGCAATTTGAACaagaagaaacaaaagagTAGTAGCAGCGGTGGTGGCGCCACTATAGGTTACTCCTACGACGATGTAAGTGATGCGGTAGCCACAGTTGCCATTGGTCCGCAGCCCTTTGGCacagcagctggagctggtGCAGTGGCAGCCACAAGTGGCGCTGTCACCACTATAGGTAGCGTTGCGGCTGGAGAAAAACTAGGAGAGAATTCAGATGAATCGGACTCAGACATAGATATGGATGTGTCTATAGATATTAGCAAACTTGACACGGCGCAAGCGCACGAGCTGAACGCCTGTGGTCGCAACTATGGCATGAAAAGCAACGATTTCTTCTCGCATCTCACCAAAGATGCCGATGAAGCGGACGCGCTGCGCATCGCTCGCGAGGAGGAACAGGAGAAGATGCTGTTGAGTGGTCGGAAATCGCGGCGGGAGCGGCGAGCGCAAAAGGAACGTCGCATTGCCAATCGACCTTTTAGTCCACCGAGTTATGCGGCCAAAGAGGATCAAGGCAAGAATAAGGCCAAGGATGAAGACTCGGAGTCGCGTTCACCATCGCCAGCTGAAGGTGGTGGTGAAAAGATCACGTATATAACCTCATTCGGGGGAGAGGACGAGATGCAGCCGCATTCGAAGATCACTATCAATCTAACCAAGCCCGGCCAGACGTTGGGTGAATCGTGCATCAATGCCAGCAATGTTGGAGCAGCTGCTTCTGTGTCCTATGCACAGAAGGTCAAAGACAACTTGGACAAACTGAAGTTAATGAACGACACTGCAAAACGCAGTGGACGCAATCGACGCTCTTCGCAAAGTAAATCGCGCAGTCCCACTCGAGATCGACGTTTAAATCAACGTCGTAGCTACCATCGtcgcagccgcagtcgcaCTCGCAGCCGGCGAAGATCTCGATACTACGCCAAATTACGATCCCATTCCCGTTCCCGTTCACGTTCTCGTTCACACTCTCGATCGCGCACACGCTCGAGTTCCCGTCAACGATACGCCTCACGTAGTCCCAGTTATAAAAGATCGCGAAAGCGCTATTCTTATTCCTCGCGTAGCTCGAGCGCTAGCTCTTATGCAGCGAATCGACGGCGACGAACCCGTTCTCGCTCCCATTCCCGGTCTCGCACACGTTCGTGCTCGCGTTCTTGTTCCAGCCGACGGTATCGCGCACAATTGAATGCTAAGCAAATTGCAACGTCGCCTGCCGCCCAAAAAACAATATGCCTTAGTACCATAACCACGACGACGTTGACATCAACGGCTACAGCTACAgtttcggctgctgctgcgccttCGCTGCCAATTAGGCAGGAACAACTGCAGTTGCATCaaaaagcaattaaccaaTCACTATCATCAttagcatcagcatcaacagtgCCTATGATCAGCTATCCGCTGCCAACTAGAGTCCTCAATATGACAACGACATCAAATAGTCAGAAAGCTGTATTTGCAGATGTGCAACAGCCAGCAGTTACGGAgccacctcctcctccactTAAACGATACTATGGACGCAAGCGCGGTAACGACACATCATCTTCGTCGGCCGAAAGCAGCGAGGCAAGCGGTGCCGAGGATGCTGAGGCGTCGACTgtcaagcaacaacaacactcaaGCAAATCTCTATTGCGCAACCGAGATCGAGATCATGATGACTCCGACGAGTTGGACTTGGATACTGC TTCGGAGCGTTCGCAGCCGTTGTCATCCAGCACGGGTAATCAAACAGGCAAATATAGTTCTGCTACCGAAACCAAA GGATCTGGCTCATTAGCTGTTTCCGGAAGACCCAATCTACGAGAGCGTCTCAAGCGCAAGATGCAAAATCTGCTTAACAGGCAAT ATAAGGCTGATAAAAGGGCAGAGATTGAGAAAACAGAACGGGAGCGACAGCTGCAGCAGGAGCGTGAGGATGAGATGCGAGAATTAGCCCTAAAGTTGAGGCGCAG GCGCCGTGAACTGCGACATAAGTATGGAACTCCCTCCAGCGGCAAACTTTCAGATAGTGAGGGAGAGTCTGGAGGCTCGGAGGTACCAAGTCGCCTAGCCACATCATCCCTGCGTCGTAGTAGATTACgtagtcacagtcacagtcgcagtgTAAGTCCCAGTCTCAATCAGAGTCATAGTCGGAATCGGAACCAGCGATCACGTTCCCGCAGCAGCACAAATCGAGCGCAACGAAAACGGAGATCTCGCAGCCGAAGCCGTAATCGAAGACAATGCTCGCGTTCGCGCAGTAGACGTAGCGCTAGTCGGATCGAACGAAAAAGACGATCACATAGTCGGCGACGAAGCGGAAGCCGAGATCGAAGACCCTCCCGAAGCCGGCGCAGTCAATCTCAATCACGGCGACGTCGAATACGTGAACGAAGCATGGAGAGGATGCGCGAACGGGAACGATATAGACAACAGCAGTACGATCGCTCCTACGCCAGTCGAGAGAAAGAACCTCATCCACATGGAAGTAGCTTTAGTGGTGGAGGGAATCGAGGACGGGTGGTTATATCTGCACCTCCTAAGCTAAAGAAGCTGGTTGATTATTAG
- the LOC132785774 gene encoding bolA-like protein DDB_G0274169, translating into MFGVSFRHLARVSGRSGTSISKYSIAKMSQEKQQYPPIETAMRKALTTELKPLFLDVSNESPMHNTPKQAESHFRVLVVSDKFNDLTLIKRHRLVNDTIKKALEAAGFEFMHALSIEAKTPKQWQPDHEPEKSPPCLGGFGK; encoded by the exons ATGTTTGGTGTTAGTTTTCGTCATTTGGCTAGAGTTTCTGGAAGAAGCGGCACATCAATTAGCAAATATTCGATAGCAAAAATGTCACAGGAAAAACAGCAGTATCCACCCATAGAGACGGCCATGAGGAAAGCATTAACAACAGAGTTGAAGCCTCTGTTTTTAGACGTTTCAAATGAATCGCCAATGCATAACACTCCGAAGCAGGCCGAATCTCATTTTCGAGTACTTGTTGTGTCCGACAAATTTAACGatttgacgctgatcaag CGCCATAGATTAGTTAACGATACAATAAAGAAAGCGCTTGAGGCAGCGGGATTCGAGTTTATGCACGCTCTGTCCATCGAGGCAAAGACACCAAAGCAATGGCAGCCCGATCATGAACCGGAGAAGAGTCCCCCGTGTCTGGGTGGATTTGGTAAATGA
- the LOC132785773 gene encoding protoporphyrinogen oxidase, with product MKTAVLGGGISGLSAGYYILRRFGKPFTIYEASPRVGGWIRSEWHKNQGFFFESGPRTIRPKGLPGANTLELVEELQLPIKPIPSSHASARNRMLYAKNQICMLPNSPRGLVSVVPPFSKPLYRALIHDLTTADSVVAKNQDESIYSFVQRRFGNEIADYAISPMICGICAGDAREISVRFLMESIFEHEQKYGGVLKGLLYSRFNDKYNALKDKIQVESNLYKRACKEKWAMYSLEDGLEQLPRSLRKYLTERNVNVQLNSKCHNLRFNGADKAVMSFKNTDVPVSHVVSSLPAYQLAQLTKAQHPSLSAQLLSIPYVDVVVVNLQYDNDQLLKHNGFGLLVPPVENLPVLGIIFDSCCFDMAGNTVITVMMGGHWFDKWFGQQPPPSQKELRDVAQQQVRRILGIMEDPKFSRVHTLHKCIPQYTVGHKRRVQGIREYIKSYKLPLSLCGAAYDGVGINDVILSARNQVDNLLEI from the coding sequence ATGAAAACAGCCGTTCTTGGTGGCGGTATCAGTGGCTTATCAGCCGGATATTATATACTACGCAGATTTGGCAAACCATTCACAATTTACGAGGCCTCGCCGCGAGTCGGTGGATGGATTCGGTCAGAATGGCATAAGAACCAGGGATTTTTTTTCGAATCCGGACCACGGACCATACGGCCCAAAGGATTGCCGGGTGCCAATACATTGGAGCTGGTGGAGGAGCTGCAACTGCCAATTAAACCGATACCCAGCAGTCATGCGTCTGCCAGGAATCGAATGCTTTATGCCAAGAATCAGATCTGTATGCTGCCAAACAGTCCAAGGGGCTTAGTTAGCGTCGTGCCTCCGTTTTCGAAGCCACTGTACAGAGCACTCATCCACGACTTAACCACAGCCGACAGTGTAGTGGCCAAAAACCAGGATGAGTCCATTTACAGCTTCGTGCAAAGAAGATTTGGTAATGAGATAGCCGACTATGCTATTAGTCCAATGATTTGTGGTATTTGTGCTGGCGACGCACGGGAGATAAGTGTACGATTCCTCATGGAATCCATTTTCGAGCACGAACAAAAGTATGGCGGCGTTCTAAAGGGTCTTTTGTACTCGCGCTTCAATGATAAATATAATGCTCTAAAAGACAAAATTCAAGTCGAGTCCAACTTATACAAACGAGCTTGCAAAGAGAAGTGGGCCATGTATAGTCTGGAGGATGGCCTGGAACAACTGCCGCGCAGCCTACGCAAGTATCTGACAGAGCGCAATGTGAATGTCCAGTTAAACAGCAAATGTCATAATCTGCGCTTCAATGGTGCTGACAAAGCAGTAATGAGCTTCAAAAATACAGATGTGCCAGTTTCGCATGTGGTCAGCTCACTGCCCGCTTACCAATTGGCGCAGCTGACGAAGGCGCAGCATCCATCGCTGTCGGCTCAACTATTGAGCATTCCTTACGTAGATGTCGTCGTAGTCAACTTACAGTACGACAATGATCAATTGTTGAAGCACAATGGGTTTGGTCTACTGGTGCCGCCGGTGGAGAATTTGCCTGTGTTGGGCATAATATTCGACAGCTGCTGCTTCGACATGGCTGGAAACACGGTGATCACCGTAATGATGGGTGGGCACTGGTTCGATAAATGGTTTGGACAGCAACCGCCTCCAAGCCAGAAGGAACTGCGGGACGTGGCGCAGCAGCAAGTGCGCCGCATACTGGGCATTATGGAGGATCCAAAGTTCAGTCGGGTGCACACCTTGCACAAGTGCATTCCTCAGTATACCGTGGGTCACAAGCGACGCGTGCAGGGCATCAGGGAATACATTAAAAGCTATAAGCTGCCATTGTCGCTGTGTGGAGCAGCATACGATGGCGTAGGCATCAACGATGTTATTTTGTCTGCGCGCAATCAAGTGGATAACTTGCTGGAAATCTAA